From Pseudorca crassidens isolate mPseCra1 chromosome 15, mPseCra1.hap1, whole genome shotgun sequence, one genomic window encodes:
- the WFDC3 gene encoding WAP four-disulfide core domain protein 3 isoform X1, whose translation MSRMGSPPPGSLSGGVSLSRSLAQSCFAARWLVSKRECSSPSMQVLLKPLLASYLAGVLLVKASHPVEPRDGMGGGYPRARIPAASSVDVNHKFGSECPADPLPCEELCDGDASCPQGHKCCSTGCGHACHGDIKGGRGGDCPNILVGLCIVSCMADENCPAGEKCCKSGCGRFCVPPILPPQLALNPNRTMRSNFELESPVP comes from the exons ATGTCCAGGATGGGCTCTCCTCCTCCAGGTTCTCTCTCTGGAGGCGTCTCACTATCCCGCAGCCTAGCCCAAAGCTGCTTTGCAGCACGGTGGCTGGTTTCCAAGAGGGAGTGTTCAAGCCCCAGTATGCAAGTGTTGCTCAAGCCTCTGCTTGCATCATACTTGGCTGGTGTcctgttggtcaaagcaagtcacccAGTCGAGCCCAGAGACGGTATGGGAGGGGGCTACCCAAGAGCACGTATTCCAGCAGCCAGCAGTGTTGATGTCAACCACA AGTTTGGCAGTGAATGTCCTGCAGACCCCCTTCCGTGTGAAGAGCTGTGTGATGGGGACGCATCCTGTCCTCAGGGACATAAGTGCTGCAGCACTGGCTGTGGCCATGCCTGCCATGGAGACATTAAGGGAG GGCGGGGTGGCGACTGTCCAAACATTTTGGTGGGCCTGTGCATTGTCAGCTGCATGGCGGATGAGAACTGCCCAGCTGGGGAAAAGTGCTGCAAGTCAGGCTGTGGCCGTTTCTGTGTCCCGCCAATCCTGCCACCCCAGCTGGCCCTGAACCCCAACCGGACCATGAGGTCTAATTTTGAATTAG AGAGCCCGGTGCCGTAG